In Nitrospira sp., a single genomic region encodes these proteins:
- a CDS encoding glycosyltransferase, which translates to MPIMPITGQDPLPSTSLIICSRNRPKLLMETIESVLQGDEVPSELVIVDQSDAANPGLAERQTSRSCEVRYVRTYTVGLSRARNCGLAAARHDILAIIDDDMYVAANWFGSLIRALLNSGSRAVVTGRVLPTKAEVPGGFVPALVLSDASATYAGRIGADVLAGGHMAAHRAVFDEVGAFDERLGAGADFPAADDNDLGFRLLEAGFRIVYAPEAVVYHRAWRGKGEYLAMRWNYGKGKGGFYTKYWSLKDPYMLRRMVWDIVHRIGIFPYRFCTQPRRACGDCVYVVGILYGAFLWLRRGRPRASE; encoded by the coding sequence ATGCCAATCATGCCCATCACCGGTCAAGATCCGCTGCCATCCACCTCATTGATCATCTGTTCCCGGAATAGGCCGAAGCTCCTTATGGAGACGATAGAGTCGGTCCTCCAGGGTGATGAGGTGCCATCTGAGCTTGTGATTGTCGATCAGAGCGATGCAGCGAATCCCGGCCTGGCGGAGCGACAAACCAGCCGCTCCTGCGAGGTTCGGTATGTGCGGACTTATACCGTTGGCCTGAGCCGAGCCCGTAATTGCGGGCTCGCGGCTGCGCGGCACGACATTTTGGCTATCATTGACGACGATATGTACGTGGCGGCGAATTGGTTCGGTTCGTTGATCCGTGCGCTGCTCAATAGCGGCTCGCGCGCGGTCGTGACGGGGCGCGTACTCCCCACGAAAGCCGAAGTCCCGGGCGGGTTCGTTCCAGCGCTGGTCCTGAGCGATGCATCCGCAACGTATGCGGGCCGTATCGGTGCCGATGTGCTGGCAGGAGGCCATATGGCCGCTCATCGCGCCGTCTTCGACGAAGTCGGAGCCTTCGATGAGCGCCTTGGTGCGGGGGCCGATTTCCCGGCTGCTGATGACAATGACCTGGGGTTCCGATTGCTTGAGGCGGGGTTTCGCATTGTGTACGCGCCGGAGGCGGTTGTGTATCATCGCGCGTGGCGTGGCAAGGGGGAGTATCTCGCGATGCGGTGGAATTACGGGAAAGGCAAAGGAGGATTCTACACCAAGTACTGGAGCCTGAAAGATCCGTACATGCTACGACGAATGGTGTGGGACATTGTTCATCGTATCGGCATTTTTCCGTACAGGTTTTGCACGCAACCTCGTCGGGCCTGCGGGGATTGTGTATATGTTGTTGGCATTTTGTATGGAGCCTTCCTGTGGCTGAGGCGAGGAAGGCCGCGAGCGTCAGAATAA
- a CDS encoding methyltransferase domain-containing protein encodes MQPHFLNNILGKIPAAHRKYLAQRFRRLTRPAWWASVCGTAVSDDFGYDRGTPVDRYYIERFLQQHCSDIHGHVLEVKDSHYTDRFGLAVDRRDVLDIDSANRQATIVADLATADSISSNTFDCFILCQTLMLIYEVRSAIAHAYRILRPGGVLLVTVPAVSSLCSLRADYWRFTVASCSALFGEVFGSDNITVRSHGNVAAAVGFLMGLAYDEIAQKKLDEHDENVPLIISVRAVKRQDSAP; translated from the coding sequence ATGCAGCCGCACTTTTTAAATAATATTCTTGGAAAGATTCCTGCCGCGCATCGCAAGTATCTGGCTCAGCGGTTTCGTCGTCTCACTCGTCCGGCATGGTGGGCGTCGGTTTGCGGCACTGCGGTGAGCGACGATTTTGGCTACGACCGCGGTACGCCGGTTGATCGGTACTATATCGAGCGGTTCCTGCAACAGCATTGCAGCGATATCCACGGTCACGTCCTGGAAGTAAAAGACAGTCACTACACGGACCGGTTTGGTCTGGCCGTTGACCGACGGGATGTGTTGGATATCGATTCCGCGAATCGTCAGGCGACGATCGTGGCGGATCTGGCCACTGCGGACTCCATTTCCTCCAATACCTTTGATTGTTTCATCCTCTGTCAAACGCTTATGCTGATCTATGAGGTGCGTTCCGCAATTGCGCACGCGTACCGGATTCTCAGGCCGGGCGGGGTGCTACTCGTCACGGTGCCGGCGGTCAGTTCGCTATGCAGTCTACGGGCGGATTACTGGCGGTTTACTGTGGCCTCCTGTTCCGCGCTGTTCGGGGAAGTGTTTGGCTCGGATAACATAACCGTCCGGTCCCATGGGAATGTGGCAGCCGCCGTGGGATTTTTAATGGGATTGGCCTACGATGAAATAGCACAGAAAAAACTTGATGAACACGATGAGAATGTTCCGCTCATCATCTCGGTTCGTGCGGTCAAGCGCCAGGACAGCGCACCGTAG
- a CDS encoding polysaccharide deacetylase family protein, translating into MTEVSIIILAGGHADRLRGCLGSFCRQTQPAEDYEVVVVFSGSSDDTDDTLSDLAVPYKLCGVRANRRGFGVALNGGVEAASGRYCLFLADDVMAHPRLVAEHLKRQRQGGGVIGIGQILLALPQGADGLARYVAQERRDRYAKLDQGECPSYADCGSGNLSLPREAILKAGGFAFDLSGSESIELAYRLTGDGLVPSYIPEAVVTQEYQGGFRETADRIQRAGAASIELYRRHPPMLSTMALGAFNNMSRCALLLRRCLLALSGPLLPLAIIGPSLKHPSWKLAWYRFLRDYCYWRGVRAVVPREMWRRLVFGTTILMYHACGHPGEHASLYVIPGNRFARQMAWLKWTGRPVLSLEAFLQYHREHRLPPPRSIVITFDDGYADNRAIAYPILRRHGFPATIFVVTEMVGGRNMWDTEGLLRGRPLLKWSDLKEMTHGGMSVGSHTKTHIPLADAPLPQIEEEVKGSRVQIERELGGPILSFAYPNGRHDNTSEAAVERAGFAGACSSHLGVNDPATPPYVLRRIEIRGTYSLMRFALALWFGRTHVLPRRWFEPQLAMDHPGQKC; encoded by the coding sequence ATGACGGAAGTGAGCATCATTATTCTGGCAGGTGGCCACGCCGACCGCTTGCGTGGCTGTTTGGGAAGTTTTTGCCGGCAGACGCAGCCAGCGGAGGATTATGAAGTCGTCGTAGTTTTTTCGGGTTCGAGCGACGATACTGATGATACGCTGTCCGATCTTGCCGTTCCATACAAGCTGTGCGGCGTCCGGGCGAATAGGCGTGGCTTCGGCGTGGCCCTTAATGGCGGTGTGGAAGCGGCGTCTGGGCGCTATTGCCTTTTCCTGGCCGACGATGTCATGGCACACCCCCGTCTGGTAGCCGAGCATCTGAAACGTCAACGCCAAGGTGGAGGAGTGATCGGAATAGGGCAGATTCTTCTGGCGTTGCCGCAGGGCGCCGATGGATTGGCGAGGTATGTGGCCCAGGAGAGGCGGGATCGTTATGCCAAGCTGGACCAAGGGGAATGCCCTTCGTACGCCGACTGCGGCAGCGGCAACCTTTCGCTGCCTCGTGAGGCGATCCTCAAGGCCGGAGGCTTCGCGTTCGACCTATCCGGCAGCGAAAGCATTGAGTTGGCCTATCGTCTCACAGGTGACGGATTAGTTCCTTCCTATATCCCTGAGGCGGTTGTCACGCAGGAATATCAGGGAGGTTTTCGCGAGACTGCCGACCGAATCCAGAGGGCCGGGGCAGCCAGCATCGAACTCTACCGCCGTCATCCCCCCATGCTCTCAACGATGGCGCTAGGAGCGTTTAACAATATGAGCCGTTGCGCGCTCCTGTTGCGCCGCTGTTTGCTGGCTCTCAGCGGCCCCCTTCTCCCGCTTGCGATTATTGGCCCATCTTTGAAGCATCCATCCTGGAAGCTTGCGTGGTATCGCTTTCTCCGGGACTACTGCTATTGGCGAGGGGTCCGCGCGGTTGTGCCACGCGAGATGTGGCGGCGCCTTGTGTTCGGCACGACCATTTTAATGTACCACGCATGCGGACATCCGGGGGAACACGCGAGCCTCTATGTGATCCCGGGAAATCGTTTTGCTCGGCAGATGGCGTGGCTCAAATGGACGGGCCGTCCTGTGCTCAGTTTGGAGGCCTTTCTGCAGTATCATCGGGAGCATCGGTTGCCACCGCCCCGTTCGATCGTTATTACCTTCGACGACGGGTATGCCGATAATCGAGCCATTGCCTATCCGATTCTGCGCCGGCATGGGTTTCCCGCCACGATCTTTGTAGTCACGGAGATGGTGGGAGGCCGGAATATGTGGGATACCGAGGGGCTTCTTCGGGGGCGTCCTCTCTTGAAATGGTCAGATCTGAAGGAAATGACGCATGGCGGTATGTCGGTTGGGTCGCACACGAAGACCCATATTCCTCTTGCTGATGCGCCGTTACCTCAAATTGAAGAAGAGGTCAAGGGCTCCCGTGTGCAGATTGAGCGCGAGCTGGGCGGTCCGATTCTCAGTTTCGCCTATCCCAACGGGAGGCACGACAATACGAGTGAAGCGGCCGTGGAACGGGCAGGCTTCGCAGGAGCCTGCAGCAGTCATCTTGGCGTGAATGATCCTGCCACGCCGCCGTATGTACTGCGGCGCATAGAGATTCGTGGAACGTATTCCCTCATGCGTTTTGCCTTGGCGCTTTGGTTCGGACGCACACATGTTTTGCCTCGCCGCTGGTTCGAGCCCCAGCTAGCCATGGATCATCCGGGACAAAAATGTTAG
- a CDS encoding glycosyltransferase — protein MTSVRLTVAIATLNRPHGLARCLDALLSGECLPDEVIVVDQSEDENARGIVEQCGQRGVPIRYIRQARRGLSASRNEAFLHSRCPIVAATDDDCVPDHRWVSAVKKTFSSEAAPDAMTGRILPLGPEVPGFYAVSSRDSPVSRTFQRKVVPWLIGSGGNFAVKREWFDRIGGHDERLGAGSPGMAAEDADLFYRLLEAGARIRYEPGAVIYHERQSIDRRRASYWSYGYGAGAFCGLRVRCGDVFAARVFGGWLGWHIWHLILESVRLQWGKTGNVLLSLGGTARGFIYGLFVR, from the coding sequence ATGACTTCCGTACGTCTTACCGTCGCTATTGCGACTCTGAACCGCCCTCACGGGCTAGCGCGCTGTCTGGATGCGCTCTTGAGCGGTGAATGCTTGCCCGATGAGGTCATTGTGGTTGATCAAAGCGAAGACGAGAACGCACGGGGCATCGTCGAGCAATGCGGGCAACGCGGTGTCCCGATTCGCTATATCCGTCAAGCACGGCGTGGCCTCTCCGCGTCGCGAAATGAGGCGTTTCTCCACTCACGCTGTCCCATTGTGGCCGCGACCGATGACGATTGTGTGCCTGATCACCGATGGGTATCCGCGGTTAAAAAGACGTTTTCTTCTGAAGCGGCGCCGGACGCGATGACCGGCCGTATTCTGCCGCTAGGGCCAGAGGTGCCTGGTTTCTATGCCGTTTCCAGTCGTGACAGTCCCGTTTCGAGAACATTTCAAAGGAAAGTCGTTCCCTGGCTGATCGGCAGCGGCGGGAATTTTGCGGTGAAACGGGAATGGTTTGACCGCATCGGTGGCCATGATGAGCGCTTGGGCGCAGGATCCCCAGGCATGGCGGCGGAGGATGCCGATTTATTTTATCGGCTGCTGGAGGCGGGAGCGAGGATTCGCTACGAACCGGGAGCAGTCATCTATCATGAGCGGCAGAGCATTGACCGGCGCCGCGCAAGCTATTGGAGCTATGGTTATGGTGCCGGCGCTTTTTGCGGCTTGCGCGTTCGCTGCGGGGATGTGTTTGCCGCCCGTGTGTTCGGCGGCTGGCTAGGCTGGCATATCTGGCATTTGATTCTGGAAAGTGTGCGGCTGCAATGGGGAAAGACGGGCAATGTATTGCTGAGTCTCGGTGGGACCGCGCGCGGGTTTATCTATGGCCTTTTTGTACGCTAG
- a CDS encoding glycosyltransferase family 4 protein, producing MSDKRLRLLCLLPFPPRLDATDGGGRIAAQLLAQLSVRHRIALLYLRAPVDPPLDPVLQNRCEVAQEVMRPNPGFSLAAGWARGMSLLRGWPLWVAGCSVSAFSAQVKALTRTWRPDIVQIEFHVMGQYLLALDGCPAPCVLTQHEPGTAAARDRSQFSHGIMRAIRYWDMLAWERFERAILKRVQAIVVFTERDRRAVSEVVSDTPITVVPFGPTLSNLPGTRLGEEPLDLLFVGNFKHPPNSDAAIRLASGIFPRVQAHVPAARLHIVGDQPTASMREFASDAIRVTGRVPEVIPYLHRAAVVVVPLRMGGGMRVKVVEALAAGKAVVASRLAVEGLNVVHQRDIVLAETDEQFADAVVQLLSHPEERAALADRAGAWAQRNLGWDRSIAAYETLYESLLPRSEVASLPAKS from the coding sequence ATGAGCGATAAGCGGTTACGGCTTCTGTGTCTCCTTCCCTTCCCGCCTCGCTTGGACGCCACAGACGGGGGAGGCCGAATCGCCGCGCAGTTGCTTGCTCAGCTGTCGGTGCGCCATCGTATTGCATTGCTCTACCTTCGCGCCCCCGTGGACCCTCCGCTGGATCCAGTGTTGCAGAACCGTTGTGAAGTGGCGCAGGAAGTCATGCGGCCCAATCCAGGATTTTCACTTGCCGCAGGATGGGCGCGAGGTATGTCGCTCCTTCGCGGCTGGCCTTTGTGGGTTGCCGGGTGCTCGGTGTCCGCATTCAGCGCTCAGGTTAAAGCCCTCACCCGAACATGGCGGCCGGATATCGTGCAAATTGAATTCCATGTCATGGGCCAATACCTGTTGGCGCTTGATGGTTGCCCGGCGCCTTGTGTGCTGACGCAGCATGAGCCGGGCACCGCGGCGGCTAGAGACCGGTCGCAATTCAGCCACGGCATTATGCGAGCCATCCGCTATTGGGATATGCTCGCGTGGGAGCGTTTTGAACGTGCCATTCTCAAACGCGTCCAGGCCATCGTCGTGTTTACGGAGCGCGACAGACGTGCGGTGTCAGAAGTGGTGTCGGACACACCCATTACCGTTGTTCCTTTCGGCCCCACGCTTTCGAATCTGCCGGGCACCAGGCTAGGCGAGGAACCGTTGGACCTGCTGTTTGTCGGGAATTTCAAACATCCGCCCAATAGCGATGCCGCCATCCGCCTTGCGAGCGGCATTTTCCCACGAGTGCAGGCACATGTTCCGGCGGCAAGGCTTCATATCGTGGGAGACCAACCGACCGCTTCAATGCGGGAATTCGCATCGGACGCTATCCGGGTCACGGGCCGCGTGCCGGAGGTGATTCCCTATCTCCATCGAGCGGCGGTTGTGGTGGTGCCGCTGCGCATGGGCGGCGGGATGCGGGTCAAAGTCGTAGAAGCGCTTGCCGCCGGTAAGGCGGTGGTGGCGTCGCGGCTGGCTGTTGAGGGGCTCAACGTGGTGCATCAAAGGGATATCGTGTTGGCTGAGACCGATGAGCAATTTGCCGACGCCGTTGTGCAGCTTCTTTCTCATCCGGAAGAACGTGCGGCACTGGCGGATCGCGCCGGGGCGTGGGCGCAACGCAATCTGGGCTGGGATAGATCTATCGCGGCTTATGAAACGCTATATGAGAGCCTGCTGCCGCGCTCCGAGGTGGCTTCTCTGCCGGCGAAGTCCTGA